The Ardenticatenales bacterium DNA window TCCCGCTCCAAAAAGGCCCACAGCAGCCGCAGCATCTTGTTTCGCTAACCTCCCGCCGCTTCCTGCGTATCCTGGGTGTAGTGCGCGAACACTTCTTCCAGCGTAGGCGGCTGCCCTTCAATGCCGAGGATGGTCACGTTGTGCTGCCGTAAGGTGTCCAGCAGCCGGTTGAGGCTGCCGTCTGCTTCGCCGGCGTGGAAGCGCAGCAGGGTGTGGTCGCCGCTTTGCTCCAGGGTAAGATCGGTGACTGTTTGCGCGAGGGTGGGGGGGAGATGTGCCGGCATTTCGTCCACGCGCGCCACATATTGCCAATGGGGCTGCAACTGCCGCCGCAGCATTCGCGGGCTACCCACCGCGCGCACCTCCCCCTGGTGCATCACCGCCACCCGCTGGCAAAGCGTTTCCGCTTCCGCCAGATCATGCGTAATCAAGAAAACCGTCACCCCCTGCTCCGCCACCAACTGCCGAACCAGCGCGTGCAACCGCTGCGTCGCCACCGGGTCCAGGCTGCGGCTCGGTTCATCCAAAAAAAGAATACGCGGCTGATGCAGCAAGGCACGCGCGATAGCCAGCCGCTGCTTCATCCCCGTCGAATAATTGCTGAAACGAATGTCCGCCCGCGACCGCAGATCAACCGCGGTCAGCACCTCCTCAATACGTTGCGTGGCCGCCGCGCCATGCAACCCGTGCATGGCCGCGAAGAAGCGCAAATTGCGCCGCCCGGAAAGCCGCCAATAAAAGCTGCGTTCATCCGTCACCACCAGCCCCACGGCGGCGCGAATCGCCCGCGGCTCGTCCAAAGAGCAGCCGGCCACGCGGGCGCCGCCGCTGTTGGGCAGGATCAGCGTACACAGCATCTTTACCAGGGTTGTTTTGCCGGCGCCATTTGGC harbors:
- a CDS encoding ABC transporter ATP-binding protein, whose protein sequence is MEFAIETDALTKIFDQPQGWRRVARRPRVTAVRDVTLQVPPGEVFGLLGPNGAGKTTLVKMLCTLILPNSGGARVAGCSLDEPRAIRAAVGLVVTDERSFYWRLSGRRNLRFFAAMHGLHGAAATQRIEEVLTAVDLRSRADIRFSNYSTGMKQRLAIARALLHQPRILFLDEPSRSLDPVATQRLHALVRQLVAEQGVTVFLITHDLAEAETLCQRVAVMHQGEVRAVGSPRMLRRQLQPHWQYVARVDEMPAHLPPTLAQTVTDLTLEQSGDHTLLRFHAGEADGSLNRLLDTLRQHNVTILGIEGQPPTLEEVFAHYTQDTQEAAGG